In Flavivirga abyssicola, the following are encoded in one genomic region:
- a CDS encoding 5-formyltetrahydrofolate cyclo-ligase, which translates to MIKSELRKKYKVLRNDLSLSQIDDLSIAIANQVLKLHIWELSFYHIFLAIEEQKEVHTDYILNILSGKDKNIVISKSDFKTGLMTHFLLTDNTKIKKNSYNIPEPVDGIPIAPNTIEVVFIPLLGFDKTGNRVGYGKGFYDRFLTDCKPETIKIGVSFFDAEDQITDVYESDVKLDYCVTPKTIYTF; encoded by the coding sequence ATGATTAAATCTGAATTACGAAAAAAATACAAAGTACTTCGAAACGATTTATCGCTTTCTCAAATTGACGATTTAAGTATTGCTATTGCAAATCAAGTTTTAAAACTCCATATTTGGGAGCTTTCTTTTTATCATATATTTCTTGCTATTGAAGAACAGAAAGAAGTTCATACAGATTACATTCTCAATATATTATCAGGAAAAGATAAGAATATTGTTATTTCTAAAAGTGATTTTAAAACGGGGCTTATGACTCATTTTCTTTTAACAGATAATACAAAAATCAAAAAAAACAGTTATAACATTCCTGAACCCGTAGATGGTATCCCTATCGCTCCAAACACCATCGAAGTTGTTTTTATTCCGCTTTTGGGATTTGACAAAACAGGGAATAGGGTTGGTTATGGCAAAGGGTTCTACGATCGTTTTTTAACCGATTGTAAACCTGAAACTATTAAAATTGGAGTGTCTTTTTTTGATGCTGAAGACCAGATTACAGATGTTTATGAAAGTGATGTTAAGCTTGATTATTGTGTAACGCCTAAAACAATTTACACTTTTTAA
- a CDS encoding response regulator codes for MNNKLIELACIIDDDDIYTNLVKRVIKTKKLCENLITFKNGKQSIDYFEALLQNSDNNKIPDIIFIDLNMPIMDGWEFIEQFNKIKNRFNKLITLYIVSSSINPVDIDRAKSLNSVKDYLVKPVVINELENIFNESV; via the coding sequence ATGAATAATAAACTCATCGAACTTGCTTGTATTATAGATGATGATGACATCTATACAAATCTGGTAAAGCGTGTTATTAAAACAAAAAAGCTTTGTGAAAATCTTATAACTTTTAAAAACGGAAAACAAAGTATAGATTATTTTGAAGCGTTACTTCAAAACTCAGACAATAACAAAATTCCAGATATTATTTTTATAGATTTAAATATGCCTATAATGGATGGCTGGGAATTTATTGAGCAGTTTAATAAAATAAAAAACCGGTTTAATAAATTAATTACGCTTTATATTGTAAGTTCATCTATAAACCCAGTTGATATTGATCGTGCAAAATCTTTAAATAGTGTTAAAGATTACCTTGTAAAACCCGTTGTTATTAATGAATTAGAAAATATTTTTAATGAAAGTGTTTGA
- a CDS encoding PAS domain-containing sensor histidine kinase: MVQIKMPPKPIDNSIGYLELKNNNIYCSKVFLSDLGYSTKNKKISLEFFLSNLIHKDDSHQFRNNYFSFIKNSIDFRQSMLIESKNGKYKEFVCTTNHDNINFSNNRAKSKFLFFNKRKYKTNKKVKRNQFYYKETAEMTSTGSWYVDLVKRKSYWDQQTRRILEYPEDYIPSINKSVSYYPEAYFERVKNLFLKCSIEGESFNSEIKMLTKNNREFWVKVMGKPVFNDKKKIIGVRGIFQDIDETKAKELSLQRTSNIIASQNKRLFNFAHIVSHNLRSHTSNLSLVVELINATESKEEKLELINTVEDIASSLNDTIEHLNEVVTIQTSTNKSISPIKFSESLKHVKTSIGQIITKSRATINSDFSKIDTINYIPAYLESILLNLITNSIKYKHPERDPVIKIRSYVENSKTVLEITDNGVGIDLEKFGGKLFGMYKTFHYNKDAVGIGLFITKNQIEALNGEINVFSEVEKFTTFKITF; encoded by the coding sequence ATGGTTCAAATTAAAATGCCCCCAAAACCAATTGATAATAGTATTGGGTATTTGGAATTGAAAAATAATAACATTTATTGTTCTAAAGTTTTTTTATCTGATCTTGGATACTCTACGAAAAACAAAAAAATTAGTTTAGAATTCTTTTTAAGTAATCTTATTCATAAAGACGACAGTCATCAATTTAGAAATAATTATTTCAGTTTTATTAAAAACAGCATAGACTTTAGGCAGAGTATGCTAATTGAGTCTAAAAATGGAAAGTATAAAGAGTTTGTTTGCACAACAAATCATGATAACATTAACTTTAGTAACAATAGAGCAAAGTCTAAGTTTCTTTTTTTTAATAAACGGAAATATAAAACCAATAAAAAAGTAAAAAGGAATCAGTTTTATTATAAAGAAACCGCAGAGATGACATCAACTGGGAGTTGGTATGTGGATTTAGTAAAACGAAAAAGTTATTGGGATCAACAAACAAGGCGAATTTTAGAATACCCTGAAGATTATATTCCTTCTATAAATAAATCGGTTTCATATTACCCTGAAGCATATTTTGAACGCGTTAAAAATCTTTTTTTAAAGTGTTCTATTGAAGGTGAGTCGTTTAATTCAGAAATAAAAATGCTTACCAAAAACAATCGCGAATTTTGGGTAAAGGTTATGGGGAAACCTGTATTTAATGATAAGAAAAAAATCATTGGTGTACGCGGTATTTTTCAAGACATTGACGAAACAAAAGCAAAAGAATTGAGTTTACAAAGAACTTCGAATATCATTGCTTCTCAAAACAAAAGACTTTTCAATTTTGCCCATATAGTATCTCATAATTTAAGGTCTCATACTAGCAATTTATCGCTCGTAGTAGAATTAATAAACGCTACAGAATCTAAAGAAGAAAAATTAGAATTAATTAATACCGTAGAAGATATAGCATCTAGTTTAAATGATACTATAGAACATTTAAATGAGGTCGTCACAATACAGACCAGTACAAATAAAAGTATATCTCCCATTAAATTTAGCGAATCGTTAAAACACGTAAAAACATCTATAGGGCAAATAATAACAAAAAGCAGAGCAACGATAAACTCCGATTTTTCAAAAATCGATACCATCAATTATATCCCTGCTTATCTTGAAAGTATTTTATTAAATTTAATAACAAACTCGATTAAATATAAACATCCAGAACGAGATCCTGTAATAAAAATAAGGTCTTATGTAGAAAACTCTAAAACTGTTTTAGAAATAACCGATAATGGTGTCGGAATTGATTTAGAAAAATTCGGAGGTAAACTTTTTGGAATGTACAAAACATTTCATTACAATAAAGATGCAGTTGGAATTGGTTTATTTATAACAAAAAACCAAATAGAAGCATTAAATGGCGAAATTAATGTCTTTAGTGAAGTTGAAAAATTCACAACTTTTAAAATCACTTTCTAA
- a CDS encoding lipoprotein signal peptidase → MSLKKSTLIIILILLIDQISKIYIKTHFKLQDSVEVFGWFKIFFIENDGMAWGTKISDFTSFISDRAAKVILTLFRVVAIFAIGYWLYNATKNKSPRVLLLAIALIFAGALGNIIDSVFYGVLFDSSRNQVATFLPEAGGYDSLLHGKVVDMLYLPLYNDYLPDWIPFYGGEFFTFFEPVFNVADVAISVGFIMLIIFYKKAFPVNEKKEDTVVN, encoded by the coding sequence ATGTCCTTAAAAAAATCTACCCTCATCATTATCCTTATTTTACTTATAGACCAAATAAGTAAAATATATATAAAAACCCATTTTAAACTTCAGGACAGCGTTGAAGTTTTTGGTTGGTTTAAAATATTTTTTATTGAAAATGATGGCATGGCCTGGGGGACAAAAATTAGTGATTTCACGTCATTTATATCAGATAGAGCAGCAAAAGTAATATTAACTTTATTTAGGGTGGTTGCTATTTTTGCTATTGGCTATTGGTTGTATAATGCAACAAAAAATAAAAGCCCTAGAGTATTGCTATTGGCCATAGCCTTAATATTTGCTGGTGCATTAGGTAATATAATAGATTCCGTTTTTTATGGAGTCTTATTTGATAGTAGCCGTAATCAAGTTGCCACATTTTTACCAGAAGCGGGGGGGTATGATAGTTTGCTTCACGGTAAGGTTGTAGATATGTTGTATTTACCTTTATATAATGATTATTTACCCGATTGGATCCCGTTTTACGGAGGTGAATTTTTTACATTTTTTGAACCTGTCTTTAATGTAGCTGATGTTGCAATAAGTGTAGGGTTTATTATGCTTATTATCTTTTATAAGAAAGCATTTCCTGTAAATGAAAAGAAGGAAGATACTGTTGTTAATTAG
- a CDS encoding TraR/DksA family transcriptional regulator → MSTEGNVRYSDKDLAEFKELITDKIEKAQHDLELIKSAYMNDHNNGTEDTSPTFKAFDEGSAVMSKESNSQLAIRQEKFIRDLKNALIRIENKTYGICRVTKKLINKERLKLVPHATLSIEAKNMQ, encoded by the coding sequence ATGAGTACAGAAGGAAATGTAAGATATTCTGATAAAGATTTAGCAGAGTTTAAAGAGCTAATTACGGATAAAATTGAGAAAGCTCAACATGATTTAGAACTTATTAAAAGTGCGTATATGAACGACCATAATAATGGGACTGAAGATACATCACCTACGTTTAAAGCATTTGACGAAGGTAGTGCGGTTATGAGCAAAGAATCTAATTCTCAATTGGCAATTAGACAAGAAAAATTTATTCGTGATCTTAAGAATGCGTTAATTAGAATTGAAAATAAAACATATGGTATTTGCCGTGTTACAAAAAAACTAATTAACAAAGAACGGTTAAAATTAGTACCTCATGCAACACTAAGTATTGAAGCTAAGAATATGCAATAA
- the ileS gene encoding isoleucine--tRNA ligase yields MSTKFPEYKGLDLPNVANEILQYWQENNIFEKSVSTREGKEPYVFYEGPPSANGLPGVHHVLARAIKDIFPRYKTMKGYQVKRKAGWDTHGLPIELGVEKELGITKEDIGKTISVEDYNAACRKAVMRYTDVWNDLTQKMGYWVDMDDPYITYDPKYMESVWWLLKQIYSKTLLYKGYTIQPYSPKAGTGLSSHELNQPGTYQDVTDTTVVAQFKANPDSLPDFLQNEGDIYFMAWTTTPWTLPSNTALTVGPKIDYVLVQTYNQYTFEPIHVVLAKKLVNYQFSGKFNQVEDKSELLNYKSGDKKIPFYIVKDFVGKDLVGITYEQLLPYALPNDNPENAFRIISGDFVTTEDGTGIVHTAPTFGADDALVAKQAKPEVPPMLVKDEHGNLVPLVDLQGRFRPEMGVYAGKYVKNEYYNDGEAPERSVDVEIAIKLKEENKAFKVEKYKHSYPNCWRTDKPILYYPLDSWFIKVTDIKDRMHELNNSINWKPKSTGEGRFGNWLANANDWNLSRSRYWGIPLPIWRTEDGKEEICIESVEELKSEMSKAVSAGVLAKDIFEDFEVGNNSEENYAKIDLHKNIVDAIVLISPSGQKMFRESDLIDVWFDSGSMPYAQWHYPFENADLIDKGTTFPADFIAEGVDQTRGWFYTLHAIGTMVFDSVAYKNVVSNGLVLDKNGQKMSKRLGNAVDPFETLGNYGADATRWYMISNANPWDNLKFDIEGVEEVKRKFFGTLYNTYSFFTLYTNLDNFSYSEADIALEERPEIDRWILSELHTLIKKVDTFYADYEPTKAARAISDFTQDYVSNWFVRLSRRRFWKGDYEQDKISAYQTLYTCMITIAKLGAPIAPFFMDRLYLDLNSVTQKEAFESVHLANFPVYNEAFVDKSLERKMESAQTISSLVLSLRAKEKIKVRQPLQKIMIPVDNDQQKEEILAVSELIKHEVNVKSVELLEEASDILVKQIKPNFKALGPRFGKEMKLIANTIKAFNSDDIKKIEQNGVLDVEINGKNITLELEDVEITSQDIEGWLVANEGSLTVALDVTISDDLRKEGIARELINRIQNLRKDSGFEVTDRIDVRLQKDNHVINAVNANMAYIKTETLTNELEIIDKLDNGIEIVFDDVNTKLFIQKH; encoded by the coding sequence ATGAGCACTAAATTTCCTGAATATAAAGGACTTGACTTACCAAATGTAGCGAATGAGATACTACAATATTGGCAAGAAAACAACATTTTTGAAAAAAGTGTTTCTACCCGAGAAGGTAAGGAACCCTATGTGTTTTATGAAGGGCCACCGTCTGCAAATGGACTTCCTGGAGTACATCATGTTTTAGCACGTGCTATTAAAGATATTTTTCCACGTTATAAAACGATGAAGGGTTATCAAGTAAAGCGTAAAGCAGGTTGGGATACTCATGGGTTGCCAATTGAGTTGGGTGTTGAAAAAGAATTAGGCATTACTAAGGAAGACATAGGAAAAACCATTTCGGTAGAAGATTATAATGCAGCTTGCCGTAAAGCGGTTATGCGTTACACAGATGTGTGGAATGACTTAACACAAAAAATGGGGTATTGGGTAGATATGGATGATCCATATATCACCTATGATCCTAAATACATGGAAAGTGTTTGGTGGTTATTAAAACAAATTTATAGTAAAACCTTGCTTTATAAAGGATATACTATACAGCCATATTCACCAAAGGCAGGTACAGGTTTAAGCTCGCATGAATTAAACCAACCGGGAACATATCAAGATGTAACTGATACAACAGTCGTAGCTCAGTTTAAAGCAAATCCAGATTCATTACCAGACTTTTTACAAAATGAAGGTGATATATATTTCATGGCTTGGACAACAACACCATGGACGTTACCAAGTAATACAGCATTAACTGTTGGGCCAAAAATTGATTATGTATTAGTTCAAACTTATAATCAATATACGTTTGAACCTATCCATGTTGTTTTAGCTAAGAAATTGGTTAACTATCAGTTTTCAGGAAAATTCAATCAAGTAGAAGATAAATCGGAATTATTAAATTATAAATCGGGTGATAAAAAAATCCCGTTTTATATCGTTAAAGATTTTGTTGGTAAAGACTTAGTTGGAATTACTTACGAGCAATTATTACCATATGCTTTACCAAACGATAACCCTGAAAATGCATTTAGAATTATTTCTGGAGATTTCGTAACAACCGAAGATGGTACTGGAATTGTGCACACAGCACCTACTTTTGGAGCCGATGATGCCTTGGTTGCAAAACAGGCAAAACCAGAAGTACCTCCTATGTTGGTAAAAGATGAACATGGGAATTTGGTACCACTTGTAGATTTACAAGGACGCTTTAGACCAGAAATGGGAGTGTATGCAGGAAAGTATGTAAAGAACGAATATTATAATGATGGAGAAGCACCAGAGCGTTCTGTTGATGTAGAAATTGCTATTAAGTTAAAAGAAGAAAATAAAGCCTTTAAGGTTGAAAAATACAAGCACAGCTATCCAAACTGTTGGAGAACCGATAAGCCAATCTTATATTATCCTTTAGATTCCTGGTTTATTAAAGTGACCGATATTAAAGATCGTATGCATGAGCTTAATAATTCCATTAATTGGAAACCAAAGAGTACTGGTGAAGGACGTTTTGGTAACTGGTTGGCGAATGCAAACGATTGGAACTTGTCACGTTCACGCTATTGGGGGATTCCATTACCAATTTGGAGAACTGAAGATGGTAAGGAAGAAATTTGTATTGAATCTGTTGAAGAACTAAAATCTGAAATGAGTAAAGCTGTTTCGGCAGGTGTTTTAGCAAAAGATATTTTTGAAGATTTTGAAGTTGGAAATAATTCAGAAGAAAACTATGCTAAGATAGATTTACATAAAAATATTGTTGATGCCATTGTACTAATTTCACCATCAGGTCAAAAAATGTTCCGCGAAAGCGATTTAATAGACGTATGGTTTGATTCGGGTTCGATGCCTTATGCACAGTGGCATTACCCATTCGAAAATGCCGACCTAATTGATAAAGGGACAACATTTCCAGCAGATTTTATAGCAGAAGGTGTTGATCAAACAAGAGGTTGGTTCTATACCTTGCATGCCATTGGAACGATGGTTTTTGATTCCGTAGCCTACAAAAATGTAGTGTCTAATGGGTTAGTATTAGATAAAAACGGACAGAAAATGTCGAAGCGTTTAGGAAATGCGGTCGACCCATTTGAAACCTTAGGGAATTATGGAGCTGATGCTACACGTTGGTATATGATTAGTAATGCAAATCCCTGGGACAATTTAAAATTTGATATAGAAGGTGTTGAAGAAGTAAAGCGTAAGTTTTTCGGAACGCTTTACAATACGTATTCATTCTTTACTTTATATACTAACTTAGATAATTTTAGTTACTCGGAAGCAGATATAGCTTTAGAAGAACGTCCAGAGATAGATCGTTGGATTTTGTCTGAATTACATACACTCATAAAGAAAGTAGACACTTTTTATGCCGATTATGAGCCTACAAAAGCGGCACGTGCTATCTCAGATTTCACACAAGACTACGTGAGTAACTGGTTTGTTCGTTTAAGTAGAAGGCGTTTTTGGAAAGGGGATTATGAACAAGACAAAATTTCGGCCTACCAAACGCTTTATACTTGTATGATAACCATTGCTAAGCTAGGAGCTCCAATTGCACCATTTTTTATGGATAGATTGTATTTAGATTTAAATTCGGTTACCCAAAAAGAAGCATTTGAGAGTGTACATTTAGCAAACTTCCCAGTTTATAACGAGGCTTTCGTTGATAAAAGTTTAGAGCGAAAAATGGAAAGCGCTCAAACAATATCATCATTAGTTTTGTCGTTAAGAGCAAAAGAAAAAATAAAAGTGCGTCAACCACTTCAAAAAATAATGATCCCAGTTGATAATGATCAACAAAAAGAAGAGATATTAGCTGTTTCAGAGCTAATAAAACATGAAGTAAATGTTAAAAGTGTTGAACTTTTAGAAGAGGCTTCAGATATTTTAGTAAAGCAAATAAAACCTAACTTTAAAGCGCTTGGACCTCGTTTTGGTAAGGAAATGAAACTAATTGCCAACACGATAAAAGCCTTTAATTCTGATGATATTAAAAAAATTGAACAAAATGGTGTTTTAGATGTTGAAATTAATGGAAAAAATATTACTTTAGAGCTTGAAGATGTAGAGATTACATCTCAAGATATTGAAGGTTGGTTGGTTGCAAACGAAGGTTCGTTAACAGTAGCTTTAGACGTTACGATATCGGATGATTTGCGAAAAGAAGGTATTGCGAGGGAACTTATTAATCGTATACAAAATTTACGTAAAGATTCGGGGTTTGAAGTAACAGATAGAATTGATGTAAGGCTTCAAAAAGATAACCATGTTATAAATGCTGTTAATGCAAATATGGCCTATATTAAAACGGAAACGTTAACTAATGAACTTGAAATAATTGATAAATTAGATAATGGTATAGAAATTGTTTTTGATGATGTAAATACCAAATTGTTTATACAAAAGCATTAA
- a CDS encoding succinylglutamate desuccinylase/aspartoacylase family protein, protein MANTKNNILTILGTSIKPGESIEANFDVANLHTSTPVNVPVIIERSKKPGPVVLFTAGIHGDEVNGVEIVRQLIAKGINKPKCGTIICMPVINIFGFINLKREFPDGRDLNRVFPGSSNGSLASRVAHKLIHDILPHADYIMDFHTGGSGRFNAPQIRIAQNEKHLSDLAQIFGAPFVLYSKNLNKSFRQTCVKLGKPLLLFEGGKSFHIDDLITNSGVNGAKRVLDHLNMLGSKFKVSTPKKDCIFINESKWKRAKYSGMFKASAGISSKVQKGDILGNITDPYGKFNYFVKADNTGYIINVNEAPIVYQGDALFHISTKLKD, encoded by the coding sequence ATGGCTAATACTAAAAATAATATATTGACCATTCTTGGCACATCTATAAAACCGGGAGAAAGTATAGAGGCTAATTTTGATGTCGCCAATTTACACACATCTACCCCAGTAAATGTACCAGTTATTATTGAACGTTCTAAAAAACCTGGCCCTGTAGTATTATTTACAGCTGGGATACATGGTGATGAAGTTAATGGCGTTGAAATTGTTAGGCAACTAATTGCAAAGGGTATCAACAAGCCAAAATGCGGTACTATTATTTGCATGCCTGTTATTAATATTTTTGGTTTTATAAATTTAAAACGCGAATTCCCTGATGGTCGTGATCTAAATCGCGTATTCCCCGGAAGTTCAAATGGTTCTTTAGCAAGTAGAGTCGCTCATAAACTCATACACGATATTTTGCCACACGCAGATTATATTATGGATTTTCATACGGGTGGTTCCGGTAGATTTAATGCACCGCAAATTCGTATTGCTCAAAACGAAAAACATCTGAGTGATCTAGCACAAATATTTGGAGCTCCATTTGTATTATATTCTAAGAATTTAAATAAATCTTTTAGACAAACCTGTGTTAAACTAGGAAAACCGTTACTCCTTTTTGAAGGAGGCAAGTCTTTTCATATAGACGACTTAATAACGAACTCTGGTGTTAATGGTGCTAAACGGGTTTTAGATCATTTAAATATGTTAGGCTCTAAATTTAAAGTTTCGACCCCTAAAAAAGATTGTATTTTTATAAATGAGAGCAAATGGAAACGTGCTAAATATTCAGGAATGTTTAAAGCTTCTGCCGGAATAAGTTCCAAAGTACAAAAAGGGGATATTTTAGGTAATATTACAGATCCTTATGGCAAGTTTAATTACTTTGTAAAAGCAGACAATACCGGATACATTATAAATGTTAATGAAGCTCCTATTGTTTATCAAGGTGATGCTCTTTTTCATATCTCGACAAAGCTTAAAGATTAA
- the rimK gene encoding 30S ribosomal protein S6--L-glutamate ligase: MNIVILSRNPNLFSTERLVNEGEKRGHDVEVIDPLKCDLIIEKEKPTIYYKDRYLDYVDAIIPRIGASATFFGCAVVRQFEMMNVFTSVTSDAIIRSRDKLRSFQRLSKAGIGMPKTVFTNYSRDVEKVIAHVGGTPVIIKLLEGTQGLGVVLAETKNAAESVLEAFNGLQARALVQEYISEARGADLRALVVDGQVVGAIKRQGKEGEFRSNLHRGGTAEVIKLNEAELKVAMKASRVLKLPVCGVDMLQSARGPLLLEVNSTPGLEGIETGTGKNIAKSIITYIERNRNS; the protein is encoded by the coding sequence ATGAATATAGTTATTCTATCTCGAAATCCTAACTTGTTTTCTACCGAACGCCTTGTTAATGAAGGCGAAAAACGGGGACATGATGTGGAAGTTATAGATCCTTTAAAGTGTGATCTTATTATTGAAAAAGAAAAGCCAACCATTTATTATAAAGATCGCTATTTAGATTATGTAGATGCTATTATTCCCCGAATTGGAGCTTCTGCAACTTTTTTTGGTTGTGCTGTGGTCAGGCAGTTTGAAATGATGAATGTATTTACTTCGGTCACATCGGATGCCATTATAAGATCCAGAGATAAATTAAGAAGTTTTCAAAGACTTTCTAAAGCTGGAATTGGCATGCCCAAAACAGTATTTACAAATTATTCAAGAGATGTTGAAAAAGTGATTGCTCATGTTGGAGGAACGCCTGTTATCATTAAACTTCTTGAAGGAACTCAAGGACTGGGTGTTGTTCTGGCTGAAACTAAAAATGCTGCGGAATCTGTTTTAGAAGCTTTTAATGGTTTGCAGGCAAGAGCTTTGGTACAAGAATACATATCGGAAGCTAGAGGTGCCGATTTAAGAGCTTTAGTCGTAGATGGACAAGTCGTTGGCGCCATAAAAAGACAAGGCAAAGAAGGCGAGTTTCGTTCCAACTTGCACAGAGGTGGTACTGCAGAAGTTATAAAACTTAATGAAGCTGAATTAAAAGTTGCCATGAAAGCATCGAGAGTATTAAAACTTCCTGTTTGCGGTGTAGACATGTTACAATCTGCAAGAGGGCCTCTACTTTTAGAAGTAAACTCAACCCCTGGCCTAGAAGGTATCGAAACTGGCACAGGCAAAAATATTGCTAAAAGCATTATTACTTACATTGAAAGAAATAGAAATAGCTAA
- the uvrC gene encoding excinuclease ABC subunit UvrC: MDVPALEIQLKTLPNAPGVYQYFDANDTILYVGKAKNLKKRVSSYFTKTHDNGKTRVLVKKIASIKHIVVETETDALLLENNLIKKHMPRYNVMLKDDKSYPWICIKKERFPRVFSTRRIFKDGSEYFGPYTSMKTVSTLLDLIKGLYPLRTCNYHLSQEKIEAGKYKVCLEYHLGNCKGACEGLETEQEYHNNVKAIKEILKGNFKDSLMQFKMQMKQFAEEMQFEAAQKIKEKIEILENYQAKSTIVNPKISNVDVFSIMSDESYGYVNFLQLSYGSIIRSHTLEVKKKLDETDLQLLELAIIEIRQRFNSNSKEIYVPFKVDLGNDVKVTVPKLGDKKHILDLSLRNAKYYRMERFKQDKIVDPDRHANRIMAQMKADLRLSSEPRHIECFDNSNIQGTNPVAACVVFKNGKPSKKDYRHFNIKTVVGPDDFASMEEVVYRRYKRLVDEKQPLPQLIIIDGGKGQLSSALKSLDALNLRGKIAIIGIAKRLEELFYPNDPIPLYLDKKSETLKIIQQLRNEAHRFGIEHHRNKRSKNALNTELETISGIGDKTVVELLKHFKSAKRVANAKLDELEAVVGVSRAEKVYNYYHGK; the protein is encoded by the coding sequence ATGGATGTACCTGCGTTAGAAATACAATTAAAAACCTTACCCAATGCCCCAGGCGTATATCAATATTTTGATGCTAACGATACCATTTTATACGTCGGTAAAGCTAAAAACTTAAAGAAGCGTGTTAGCTCGTATTTCACAAAGACTCATGATAACGGTAAAACCAGAGTCCTTGTAAAAAAAATTGCGAGTATAAAACATATTGTTGTAGAAACAGAAACGGATGCCTTGTTATTAGAAAATAATCTGATAAAGAAACACATGCCCCGTTATAATGTGATGCTGAAAGACGATAAATCCTATCCTTGGATTTGTATAAAAAAAGAACGTTTTCCTAGAGTGTTTTCAACACGCCGAATCTTTAAAGATGGGAGCGAGTACTTTGGCCCTTATACTAGTATGAAAACGGTTTCAACTTTGTTAGACTTAATAAAAGGCCTGTACCCACTAAGAACATGTAATTACCATTTATCCCAAGAAAAAATAGAAGCAGGTAAATACAAAGTCTGTTTAGAATATCATTTAGGAAATTGCAAAGGTGCTTGTGAGGGGTTAGAAACTGAACAGGAATACCATAATAATGTAAAGGCCATTAAAGAAATTTTAAAAGGAAACTTTAAAGACTCCTTGATGCAATTTAAAATGCAAATGAAACAGTTTGCAGAAGAGATGCAATTTGAGGCGGCTCAGAAAATAAAGGAGAAAATAGAAATATTAGAAAATTATCAGGCAAAATCTACCATTGTTAATCCAAAAATCAGCAATGTTGATGTGTTTTCTATTATGAGTGACGAAAGTTATGGTTATGTTAACTTTTTGCAGCTTTCATACGGATCTATTATTAGATCACATACCTTAGAGGTGAAAAAGAAGTTAGACGAAACAGATTTACAGCTTTTGGAGTTAGCTATTATTGAAATAAGACAACGTTTCAATTCCAATTCCAAAGAAATTTATGTGCCTTTTAAAGTGGATCTGGGTAATGATGTTAAAGTAACCGTGCCAAAGTTAGGAGACAAAAAACATATTTTAGATTTATCGCTTCGAAATGCAAAGTACTATAGAATGGAGCGTTTTAAGCAAGATAAAATTGTAGATCCGGATAGACATGCCAATAGGATTATGGCACAGATGAAAGCAGATTTAAGACTTTCTAGCGAACCAAGACATATTGAATGTTTTGATAATTCTAATATTCAAGGAACCAACCCAGTGGCCGCATGTGTGGTTTTTAAAAATGGGAAGCCCAGCAAAAAAGATTATCGTCATTTTAATATCAAAACAGTTGTGGGGCCAGATGATTTTGCATCGATGGAAGAAGTCGTATACAGAAGGTATAAACGTTTGGTTGACGAAAAACAACCACTACCACAGCTTATTATTATTGATGGTGGTAAAGGGCAGTTATCTTCAGCTTTAAAAAGTTTGGATGCTTTAAATTTGAGAGGAAAAATAGCCATTATAGGCATAGCAAAACGATTAGAAGAACTATTTTATCCAAACGATCCTATTCCATTATATTTAGATAAGAAAAGTGAAACCTTAAAGATTATACAACAATTACGTAATGAAGCACATCGTTTTGGAATTGAACATCATAGAAATAAACGTAGTAAAAATGCGTTGAATACAGAATTAGAAACAATTTCTGGCATAGGCGATAAAACAGTTGTAGAATTATTAAAACATTTTAAATCTGCTAAACGGGTAGCCAATGCAAAGTTGGACGAGTTAGAGGCTGTTGTAGGTGTTTCTAGAGCAGAAAAGGTTTATAATTATTATCATGGAAAGTAA